From the genome of Myxococcales bacterium, one region includes:
- a CDS encoding L,D-transpeptidase, which translates to MRRLVLTGVFVLAACAASRAPEAKPPASSQSTASHFVANTTPRAETASAAAAPNDVALSPADFFGADYPRAKARAPGSGVGSLTWGTWIQPGPRAGSLPLGSIRQGGTLPLLDSEILPGNGSCPRFVKVEGGFVCAGPRATLDMNSRWLTAGAWTEPAPGVMPYQYALSVGTPMLTRPLPAEKMLWKTGARDRPPMRGWNAGHDELAEDEPIAPNGPIPDFLKDGGQVPTPWGEPKGSFFKMIPAGTMLAYTRAFEAFGETWVLSTNMSVIPARGLKRFRVSTFHGVELDKGTQLPLAWMRKTPRPKWRKSAQGFEATGETWPVKTWVALTGREEESDKRRFLETREAGVFLERSDATLVEARPKPPWETKGTGKWLHVRVNRGTLTAYEGPKPVFTTLISPGQKDATPYGRYFVESKHHFSTMSTAKGEAAGFFIADVPWTIYFKRPYAIHASYWHEDFGERKSGGCINLSPLDAHRVFQWVTPDLPQGWDTVQAPAKGDTTFVLVEG; encoded by the coding sequence ATGCGCCGTCTCGTGCTCACCGGTGTGTTCGTGTTGGCTGCATGTGCGGCCAGCCGTGCGCCGGAGGCGAAGCCGCCAGCATCGAGCCAGAGCACGGCTTCGCACTTCGTCGCAAACACGACGCCACGCGCCGAGACGGCAAGCGCCGCCGCCGCGCCGAATGACGTCGCGCTCTCGCCCGCTGATTTCTTCGGCGCCGACTACCCGAGGGCAAAAGCGCGAGCGCCGGGCAGCGGAGTCGGTTCGCTGACGTGGGGCACCTGGATCCAGCCTGGGCCCCGCGCTGGCTCCTTGCCCCTCGGCAGCATTCGGCAAGGCGGCACTCTCCCGCTTCTGGACTCCGAAATCTTGCCGGGCAACGGCAGCTGCCCACGCTTCGTCAAGGTCGAGGGAGGCTTCGTGTGTGCCGGGCCTCGCGCCACCCTCGACATGAATTCACGCTGGCTGACGGCGGGCGCGTGGACGGAGCCGGCGCCGGGTGTGATGCCGTACCAGTACGCGCTCTCGGTGGGCACGCCCATGCTGACCCGGCCCCTGCCAGCGGAGAAGATGTTGTGGAAGACCGGCGCCCGCGACCGACCGCCGATGCGCGGTTGGAACGCTGGACATGACGAGCTCGCCGAGGACGAACCCATCGCACCCAACGGTCCGATCCCTGATTTTCTGAAGGACGGCGGTCAGGTCCCGACGCCCTGGGGTGAACCCAAGGGGTCCTTCTTCAAGATGATCCCCGCGGGAACCATGCTCGCGTACACCCGCGCCTTCGAGGCCTTCGGCGAGACGTGGGTGCTCTCTACCAACATGAGTGTGATCCCGGCGCGCGGCTTGAAACGCTTCCGTGTGTCGACGTTCCACGGCGTCGAGCTCGACAAGGGCACCCAGCTGCCTCTGGCGTGGATGCGCAAGACCCCGAGACCGAAGTGGAGAAAGTCAGCGCAAGGTTTCGAGGCGACGGGCGAGACCTGGCCGGTCAAGACCTGGGTCGCTCTGACCGGTCGCGAAGAGGAGAGCGACAAGCGCCGCTTCCTGGAGACCCGTGAGGCGGGTGTGTTCCTCGAACGGTCCGACGCCACGCTGGTGGAAGCGCGGCCAAAGCCACCGTGGGAGACGAAGGGCACCGGCAAGTGGCTGCACGTTCGGGTCAACCGCGGCACGCTGACCGCCTATGAAGGGCCGAAGCCGGTGTTCACGACTCTGATCTCACCCGGCCAGAAGGACGCCACTCCGTATGGGCGTTATTTCGTCGAGAGCAAACATCACTTCTCGACCATGAGCACCGCGAAGGGTGAGGCCGCCGGGTTCTTCATCGCCGACGTGCCCTGGACCATCTACTTCAAGCGCCCGTACGCGATTCACGCGAGTTACTGGCACGAAGATTTCGGCGAGCGCAAGAGCGGCGGCTGCATCAACCTGTCGCCGCTCGACGCGCACCGCGTCTTTCAGTGGGTCACACCCGACCTGCCCCAAGGCTGGGACACCGTGCAGGCGCCCGCCAAGGGTGACACCACGTTCGTGTTGGTCGAGGGCTGA
- a CDS encoding autotransporter domain-containing protein translates to MRLSHRSLVGSLVFVALMGFGAGALAQGEPPPPPPPPPPPPAGEPAPPPPPPPPTQPAQPPAGQPPPPAAYGQPGAPPPQGAPPPGYYGYPAQGEPPPPMARQPVGVHEHDGFFLRMGLGYAYVNTKIEVTDPVELSGSIKGSGVGLGLMIGGTIAPGFVLGGALLGHGVSEPDFELDGTKIDTKDETLTFSVFGLFGQYYFDATSGGYLQALIGFGQLDDNDNNNNNSNNNEKPSGAVFGIGGGYDFWVGEQWSLGPELRFMYAPLKYDKDSVKADYNTTAFTLFFTGTLH, encoded by the coding sequence ATGCGGCTTTCACATCGAAGCTTGGTCGGCAGTCTGGTGTTCGTGGCGCTGATGGGATTTGGTGCGGGCGCCCTGGCGCAGGGCGAGCCGCCTCCACCGCCACCGCCTCCGCCGCCACCCCCCGCGGGTGAACCGGCACCGCCTCCGCCTCCGCCGCCGCCCACACAACCGGCGCAGCCTCCCGCTGGTCAGCCGCCGCCGCCTGCGGCCTACGGGCAACCCGGCGCACCGCCTCCGCAGGGCGCACCGCCACCCGGCTACTACGGTTATCCCGCCCAGGGTGAGCCACCGCCGCCCATGGCGCGACAGCCGGTGGGCGTGCATGAGCACGACGGGTTCTTCCTGCGCATGGGGCTCGGGTACGCGTACGTCAACACCAAGATCGAGGTTACCGATCCCGTCGAGCTCAGCGGCAGCATCAAGGGTAGTGGCGTGGGTTTGGGGTTGATGATCGGTGGCACGATCGCCCCCGGCTTCGTGCTCGGCGGCGCGCTCTTGGGTCATGGTGTGTCGGAGCCCGACTTCGAGCTCGACGGCACGAAGATCGACACCAAGGACGAGACCCTCACCTTCTCGGTGTTCGGACTGTTCGGCCAGTACTACTTCGACGCGACGTCGGGTGGATACCTGCAAGCGTTGATCGGTTTTGGTCAGCTCGACGACAACGACAACAACAATAACAACAGCAACAACAACGAGAAGCCGTCCGGCGCGGTGTTTGGCATCGGCGGTGGGTACGACTTCTGGGTCGGTGAGCAGTGGAGCCTCGGGCCGGAGCTCCGGTTCATGTACGCACCCCTGAAGTACGACAAGGACTCGGTGAAGGCCGACTACAACACCACCGCGTTCACGCTGTTCTTCACCGGCACACTGCACTGA
- the zwf gene encoding glucose-6-phosphate dehydrogenase, producing MTAVPPSENPLRAGMLEELSVEPCALVIFGASGDLTGRKLLPGVYALAKNRMLPSAFAVVGFARRPISDAEFRDKMKSSVQKYARSQPLDEPVWDDLARGMRYVQGAFDDATAYRKLKETLEELDRTRGTAGGRTFYLAVPPDAVRGIVEQLVEAGLCPRPDGPGTPYARVIVEKPFGVDLASAKQLNRDLLGLLDERQVFRIDHYLGKETVQNLLVLRFGNTIFEPLWNRSHVSHVELTVAEHIGMEGRGKFYEQTGLMRDIVQNHTLQLLSLVAMEAPVAWDADAVRDEKVKALRALRQIRSIEEIRTSTLRGQYAGGVVRGDAVPGYREEPDVAGASSVETYVAIEARVENWRWAGVPFYIRAGKRLAKRVTEIGLHFRPLPHPLFDESTLGLRQPNSLVLRIQPDEGIALRFASKIPGQGVAMRDVAMDFRYGTAFGHESPEAYERLLLDTMRGDATLFTRHDEVEAQWSFVDPILAAWRDNAALLASYPAGGWGPAESDAMLARNGHHWSKP from the coding sequence ATGACAGCCGTTCCCCCGTCTGAAAACCCACTGCGTGCAGGCATGCTCGAAGAGCTCAGTGTGGAGCCTTGCGCTCTCGTGATCTTCGGAGCCAGCGGTGATCTCACCGGCCGCAAGCTCTTGCCGGGGGTGTACGCCCTGGCAAAAAACCGCATGCTCCCCAGCGCGTTCGCGGTGGTCGGTTTCGCTCGGCGTCCGATCAGCGACGCCGAGTTCCGCGACAAGATGAAGAGCTCGGTCCAGAAGTACGCGCGCTCGCAGCCGCTGGACGAACCGGTCTGGGACGATCTGGCGCGGGGCATGCGCTACGTGCAAGGAGCGTTCGACGACGCGACCGCGTACCGGAAGCTGAAGGAGACCCTGGAGGAGCTCGACCGCACCCGAGGCACCGCCGGCGGGCGCACCTTCTACCTGGCCGTCCCTCCGGACGCCGTGCGGGGCATCGTCGAACAGCTGGTCGAAGCGGGGCTGTGCCCGCGACCCGACGGCCCGGGCACTCCGTACGCGCGGGTGATCGTCGAGAAACCCTTCGGGGTGGATCTGGCCTCGGCCAAGCAGCTCAATCGTGACCTCCTGGGGCTCCTGGACGAGCGCCAGGTGTTTCGCATCGATCACTACCTGGGCAAAGAGACGGTGCAGAACCTGCTGGTGCTGCGCTTCGGCAACACGATCTTCGAGCCGCTGTGGAATCGCAGCCACGTGTCTCACGTCGAGCTGACGGTGGCGGAGCACATTGGCATGGAAGGCCGGGGCAAGTTCTACGAGCAGACGGGCTTGATGCGCGACATCGTGCAAAACCACACGCTGCAGCTGTTGTCCCTGGTCGCCATGGAAGCGCCCGTCGCCTGGGACGCCGACGCCGTACGCGACGAGAAGGTGAAGGCCCTGCGCGCTCTGCGGCAGATCCGCAGCATCGAAGAGATCCGCACGAGCACGCTGCGAGGACAGTACGCCGGAGGCGTCGTCCGGGGTGACGCCGTGCCCGGCTACCGCGAGGAGCCCGACGTCGCTGGGGCGAGCAGCGTCGAGACCTACGTCGCGATCGAGGCGCGCGTGGAGAACTGGCGCTGGGCGGGAGTGCCGTTCTACATCCGCGCTGGCAAACGCCTGGCAAAACGCGTCACCGAAATCGGGCTGCACTTCCGGCCGCTGCCCCACCCGCTGTTCGACGAGAGCACCCTCGGGCTCAGGCAACCGAACTCGTTGGTGCTGCGCATTCAGCCGGACGAGGGCATCGCACTCCGGTTTGCCAGCAAGATCCCCGGCCAAGGCGTCGCGATGCGGGACGTTGCCATGGATTTTCGCTACGGCACCGCGTTCGGGCACGAGAGCCCCGAGGCCTACGAGCGGCTCCTGCTCGACACGATGCGAGGCGATGCGACGCTCTTCACGCGTCACGACGAGGTCGAGGCGCAGTGGTCGTTCGTCGATCCGATCCTGGCGGCATGGCGGGACAACGCGGCGCTCCTGGCGAGCTACCCGGCTGGCGGCTGGGGACCCGCGGAATCCGACGCGATGCTGGCGCGGAACGGGCACCACTGGAGCAAACCGTGA
- a CDS encoding glucose-6-phosphate dehydrogenase assembly protein OpcA yields MSVEGRLEPRALDAEVSAVCRVEPGTLREAVCAERVSLTFGALLGKRAASILASLIEASLPTALFVGPGAPAAVVEALCPEAGVVVLDSAELGLERAAKLAGLGQAKIHDLAFIRGRRSREMLARVFDDCGLRPALGRIRAIDIVHAERPGHVGAGVEAELLIAWLAARLGWDASLRDKSGTPVHVSVQSATRDGVLPGCLLLVVLHAELDAGPLEARIERSADGEHLSLTVSSPGASDQVRRFSVPRRDDAELVERAIRSFRDDELVREALAFAKEWKSHA; encoded by the coding sequence GTGAGTGTGGAGGGTCGCCTCGAACCGCGGGCCCTCGACGCCGAGGTGTCGGCCGTCTGCCGCGTGGAGCCGGGTACGCTTCGAGAGGCGGTGTGCGCCGAGCGGGTGAGCCTGACGTTCGGCGCACTCCTGGGCAAACGCGCGGCGTCGATCCTCGCTTCGCTGATCGAAGCGTCGCTGCCCACGGCGTTGTTCGTCGGTCCCGGCGCACCCGCCGCGGTGGTCGAGGCCCTGTGCCCCGAGGCGGGGGTCGTCGTGCTCGACAGCGCCGAGCTCGGCCTCGAGCGCGCGGCCAAGCTCGCGGGACTGGGGCAGGCAAAAATCCACGATCTTGCCTTCATTCGCGGCCGGCGCTCGCGGGAAATGCTGGCGCGGGTGTTCGACGACTGCGGTCTGCGCCCGGCGCTCGGTCGGATCCGAGCGATTGACATCGTGCACGCCGAGCGCCCGGGGCACGTCGGCGCGGGCGTCGAAGCGGAGCTGCTGATCGCGTGGCTCGCGGCGCGGCTCGGCTGGGATGCGTCGCTCCGCGACAAGAGCGGAACGCCGGTTCACGTCAGTGTGCAGAGTGCAACGCGAGACGGCGTGTTGCCGGGCTGCCTGCTCTTGGTGGTGTTGCACGCGGAGCTGGACGCAGGCCCGCTCGAAGCTCGCATCGAGCGCAGCGCCGATGGGGAGCACCTGTCGTTGACCGTGAGCTCACCGGGCGCGTCGGACCAAGTGCGTCGCTTTTCGGTCCCCCGGCGCGACGATGCGGAGCTGGTCGAGCGCGCGATCCGCAGCTTTCGAGACGACGAGCTGGTGCGAGAGGCGCTCGCGTTTGCCAAGGAATGGAAATCTCATGCCTGA
- the pgl gene encoding 6-phosphogluconolactonase, whose product MPEILVTNDAGELAEQARTLASTIIATAIDQRGVANIALSGGSTPGETYRLLAESGLDIEHCRWFFVDERCVAPDNERSNYRAARRELFESAKISDAHVFRMLGELGAEAGARAYTEVLDAELGAGAPMDLVIAGLGNDGHTASLFPGTGAVRLPGRVVAVTPGGELEPRISLGRDMLLASRRVLLLVSGAGKRSALVQALAAGDEDVIPARIYLAAPAGVVTVIMDAAAQG is encoded by the coding sequence ATGCCTGAAATTCTGGTGACGAACGACGCCGGTGAGCTCGCCGAGCAGGCCCGAACGCTGGCCTCCACCATCATCGCAACCGCCATCGACCAGCGCGGTGTTGCCAACATCGCGCTCTCCGGCGGCTCCACGCCGGGCGAGACGTATCGACTCCTGGCTGAGAGCGGTCTCGACATCGAACACTGCCGCTGGTTCTTCGTCGACGAGCGCTGTGTTGCTCCCGACAACGAACGCAGCAACTACCGGGCAGCTCGTCGTGAGCTGTTCGAGTCTGCAAAGATCTCGGACGCTCACGTCTTCCGCATGCTGGGTGAGCTGGGCGCGGAGGCCGGGGCGCGTGCCTACACGGAGGTGCTCGACGCCGAGCTCGGTGCGGGGGCACCCATGGACCTGGTGATTGCTGGCCTCGGCAACGACGGGCACACCGCGTCGCTCTTTCCCGGCACCGGCGCCGTGCGTTTGCCCGGACGTGTCGTTGCCGTGACCCCAGGCGGAGAGCTCGAGCCGCGCATCAGCCTCGGGCGCGACATGCTGCTCGCGTCGCGGCGAGTGCTGCTATTGGTCAGTGGCGCTGGCAAACGCTCCGCCCTGGTCCAGGCCCTCGCGGCCGGGGACGAGGACGTGATCCCCGCGCGCATTTACCTCGCTGCGCCAGCCGGCGTCGTGACGGTGATCATGGACGCCGCCGCTCAGGGCTGA
- a CDS encoding UDP-glucose/GDP-mannose dehydrogenase family protein — protein sequence MRISVVGSGYVGLVAGACFADVGTDVTCVDVDESKLEKLRRGEVPFFEPRLNELVKRNHPDRLRFSSNLADSIAGRKAVFIAVGTPPNEDGSADLQHVLKVAEDVAKSATNDLALVTKSTVPVGTNKKVREVVARHAKHRISVVSNPEFLKEGDAVNDFLKPDRIVIGCDDDEAYEVLARLYAPFNRQKERIHRMSPESAEIVKYAANALLATKISFMNEIARLCDVVGADAEDVRSAVGADERIGLQFLYPGLGFGGSCFPKDLRALVHTAKDLGIPMGVAEAATRANDEPVRLLLEHMEADLGGVAGKTIAVWGLAFKPRTDDIREAPALKLIEHLVNKGAVVRATDPQARETALVRLKELGIAEKVALSADYYETCSGADALVVATEWNQYRSPDFDRVRTSMKGRMVFDGRNCLVPGSVRDAGLRYRGIGRPVLG from the coding sequence ATGCGCATTTCCGTGGTGGGTTCAGGGTATGTGGGTCTGGTGGCGGGCGCCTGTTTTGCCGACGTCGGCACGGACGTCACTTGCGTCGATGTGGACGAGAGCAAGCTGGAGAAACTCCGGCGCGGCGAGGTCCCGTTCTTCGAGCCGCGGCTCAACGAGCTGGTGAAGCGGAACCACCCGGACCGGCTGCGCTTCAGCTCGAACCTGGCGGACAGCATCGCGGGTCGCAAGGCCGTGTTCATCGCCGTCGGCACCCCGCCGAACGAGGATGGCTCGGCAGATCTACAGCACGTGCTGAAGGTCGCCGAGGACGTGGCCAAGAGCGCCACCAACGATCTGGCGCTGGTGACCAAGAGCACCGTCCCGGTGGGCACGAACAAGAAGGTGCGTGAGGTCGTCGCGCGTCACGCCAAACATCGCATCAGCGTGGTCTCGAACCCGGAGTTCTTGAAGGAGGGCGACGCGGTCAACGATTTCTTGAAGCCCGATCGCATCGTGATCGGCTGCGACGACGACGAGGCGTACGAGGTGCTCGCGCGCCTGTACGCGCCGTTCAATCGCCAGAAGGAACGCATCCACCGCATGAGCCCCGAGAGCGCCGAGATCGTGAAGTACGCGGCCAACGCCCTGCTCGCGACCAAGATCTCGTTCATGAACGAGATCGCGCGCCTGTGCGACGTGGTCGGTGCCGACGCGGAGGACGTGCGCAGCGCCGTCGGCGCCGACGAGCGCATCGGTCTGCAATTTCTGTATCCGGGCCTGGGTTTCGGCGGCAGCTGCTTCCCGAAGGACCTGCGGGCGCTGGTGCACACAGCCAAGGACCTCGGCATTCCGATGGGGGTTGCAGAAGCGGCCACACGAGCCAACGACGAGCCGGTACGGCTGCTGCTCGAGCACATGGAGGCTGATCTGGGGGGTGTCGCGGGCAAGACGATCGCGGTCTGGGGCCTGGCCTTCAAGCCGCGCACCGACGACATCCGCGAGGCGCCTGCGCTGAAGTTGATCGAGCACCTCGTGAACAAGGGCGCCGTCGTGCGCGCGACCGATCCCCAAGCGCGAGAGACGGCGCTCGTGCGGCTGAAAGAGCTCGGCATCGCGGAGAAGGTCGCGCTCAGCGCCGACTACTACGAGACCTGCAGCGGCGCGGACGCCCTGGTCGTGGCCACCGAGTGGAACCAGTACCGCTCACCCGACTTCGACCGGGTCCGCACCTCGATGAAGGGCCGGATGGTGTTCGACGGTCGCAACTGCCTGGTCCCCGGCAGCGTCCGGGACGCCGGCCTGCGCTACCGCGGCATCGGCCGGCCCGTGCTGGGCTGA
- a CDS encoding IS91 family transposase encodes MRQHGPCARSPEPAQEGRPSLELADVVRAFRPVHEQQHALTLAERAVLDAVARCRTAALGGHVNVCLDCGFVSDPSYDSCHNRHCPKCPAVAQAKWIAGRLERVLPIHYFHVVFTLPAQLRGLALASPRIVYDLLFRCASATLLQLGVDPKRCGGELGVTAVLHTWTQKLEYHPHLHCIVTGGALSPDGSRWISARRDFLFPVHVMGRLFRGKMLDALTRAARSGTLRIGDPTRFAALVAGLHRKSWNVYCKRPFGGAAQVITYLGQYTHRVAISNHRLLAMDQRGVTFRTKSGEHITLDGVAFLMRWLRHILPPGFTKIRHYGLVSASHATGRLETARQLLPAKSAPNPTASPSSSNPLRAAKWREVIRILTGIEIDCCRCCGRRALERRPLPRSAFDARAPPKAA; translated from the coding sequence ATGCGCCAGCATGGCCCTTGTGCTCGCTCGCCGGAGCCAGCACAGGAAGGCAGGCCGTCGCTGGAGCTCGCGGATGTCGTTCGCGCGTTCCGGCCGGTCCACGAGCAACAACATGCACTGACCCTCGCCGAGCGCGCTGTCCTCGACGCCGTAGCACGTTGCCGAACGGCCGCCCTCGGTGGGCACGTCAACGTGTGTCTCGACTGTGGCTTCGTCAGCGATCCTTCGTACGACTCATGTCACAACCGGCACTGCCCGAAGTGCCCGGCGGTGGCGCAGGCGAAGTGGATCGCCGGGCGGTTGGAGCGCGTACTGCCGATCCACTATTTCCACGTCGTCTTCACACTGCCCGCTCAGTTGCGCGGTCTGGCTCTCGCCAGTCCGAGAATCGTCTACGACCTGCTCTTCCGTTGTGCATCCGCCACGCTGCTCCAGCTCGGCGTGGATCCCAAGCGTTGCGGCGGCGAGCTCGGCGTGACGGCGGTGTTGCACACGTGGACGCAGAAGCTCGAATACCATCCGCACCTGCACTGTATCGTGACCGGAGGTGCGCTCAGCCCGGACGGCTCTCGCTGGATCTCTGCCCGCCGCGACTTCCTCTTTCCCGTCCACGTCATGGGTCGGCTGTTCCGCGGAAAGATGCTCGACGCCCTCACGCGGGCCGCCCGCTCCGGCACGTTGCGCATCGGCGACCCCACCCGTTTCGCCGCGCTCGTTGCGGGCCTTCATCGCAAGAGCTGGAACGTCTACTGCAAACGCCCCTTCGGCGGCGCCGCCCAGGTGATCACCTACCTCGGCCAGTACACTCACCGCGTCGCCATCTCCAACCACCGACTCCTCGCGATGGACCAGCGCGGCGTCACTTTCCGCACCAAGAGTGGCGAGCACATCACGCTCGACGGCGTCGCATTCCTCATGCGCTGGCTTCGCCACATCCTGCCGCCCGGCTTCACCAAGATCCGACACTACGGGCTGGTGTCGGCGAGCCACGCCACCGGCCGACTCGAAACCGCGCGACAGCTACTACCGGCCAAATCCGCTCCGAACCCCACCGCTTCGCCCAGCTCCTCCAACCCTCTGCGCGCCGCCAAGTGGCGCGAAGTGATCCGCATCCTGACCGGCATCGAAATCGACTGCTGCCGCTGTTGTGGCCGTCGTGCGCTCGAGCGCCGGCCGTTGCCGCGCTCGGCTTTCGACGCCCGAGCCCCTCCGAAAGCGGCATGA
- a CDS encoding tyrosine-type recombinase/integrase, whose amino-acid sequence MRVPHRLPAILSGDEIEQLLGELGSLRMQAIVMTAYGAGLRINEVLNLRVADIDSRRMVIHIRQGKGQRDRYTMLPKLVLQTLRAYWRQEQPPGPELFPGKTPGRVLCRDTVGKALARAAVRAGLEKHVHPHVLRHAFATHLLETGTDLRTLQVLLGHASISTTARYAQVSPVMIRRTKSPADRLRKTASPVPRKKRSRSRRAG is encoded by the coding sequence ATGCGCGTGCCGCATCGACTGCCGGCCATCCTGAGCGGCGACGAGATCGAGCAACTGCTCGGTGAGCTGGGGTCGCTCAGAATGCAGGCGATCGTGATGACGGCGTATGGGGCCGGCCTGCGGATCAACGAGGTGCTCAACTTGCGAGTTGCGGACATCGACAGCCGTCGCATGGTGATTCACATCAGGCAAGGCAAAGGTCAGCGTGACCGCTACACGATGTTGCCCAAGCTCGTGCTGCAAACGCTCCGTGCGTACTGGAGGCAAGAGCAACCGCCGGGTCCCGAGCTGTTTCCTGGGAAGACACCGGGCCGCGTCCTGTGCCGGGACACCGTGGGCAAGGCGTTGGCGCGGGCGGCGGTCCGCGCAGGGCTCGAAAAGCACGTGCACCCTCATGTCCTGCGCCATGCCTTCGCCACGCATCTGCTCGAGACCGGGACCGATCTGCGCACGTTGCAGGTCCTGCTCGGTCACGCCTCCATCAGCACGACCGCTCGCTACGCGCAGGTCAGCCCGGTAATGATTCGGAGGACCAAGAGCCCAGCGGACCGGCTGCGCAAGACGGCCTCGCCGGTGCCCAGAAAGAAGCGGTCTCGAAGTCGGCGCGCCGGGTAG
- a CDS encoding phage integrase N-terminal SAM-like domain-containing protein produces MGQLRNKMAEDIRLRGLCANTLKTYLRCAEVFVRHHGKSPTLMGKAEIETSCCTWSRT; encoded by the coding sequence ATGGGACAGCTGCGAAACAAAATGGCCGAGGACATCAGGCTGCGCGGTCTTTGCGCCAACACGCTCAAGACCTATCTGCGTTGCGCCGAAGTTTTCGTGAGGCACCACGGCAAGTCACCGACGCTGATGGGCAAGGCCGAAATTGAGACTTCTTGCTGCACCTGGTCGAGGACCTGA